The following DNA comes from Mycobacterium sp. MS1601.
AGCCGCACCCGGTCCCGCGGCGGCGTCGCCGTGTCCGACGACTAGTTTTCCCACGGTCACGGCGAAGACCGATTTCCGGCCCCGCAAGGCGGTGCCGCAGTAGCTGGCCGCGTTTGCGTCGGGGCTGCCAGGCAATATGGGTGGTAACAATTCGACCCTCTGCCCCGAGAGGCAAGTGATGGCCGCATATCGATCCCTGCTCCTGACGCTGGGTGCCCTGGTGGCGCTTGTCGTCCCGCTGCACGCAGCCCCTGTCGCGTCGGCAGAACCGCTGCCGGTGGACAACAGCCTGGTCCAGATCACCACCCGGGTCGATTTCCAGGGCATCGTCGGCAACGGCACCGGGATCGTGCTGACCCCGGAAGGGGTGGTGCTGACCAACCACCACGTCATCCAGGGCGCGGACTCCATCCGCGGGCTGGCCCTGAGCAACGGCCAGACCTACGACGCCGACGTGCTCGGTTATGACCGCAACGACGACGTGGCGGTGATCCAGCTCCGTGGCGCGTCCGGACTGATCCCGGCGCCGCTGGGTGATTCTGCGACACTCCGGGTGGGTGAGCCGGTGACCACGTCCGGCAACGCCAACGGCACCGGCAACCCGCTGACCCGCGAACAGGGCGCCGTCACCAAACTGGGCGCCACCATCAGCGCCGAAGACGAGCTCACCGGCAGCTCACACAGCCTGGACAATCTCATCGAGTCCTCGACCAACCTCCGATCCGGCGATTCCGGCGGCGCACTCGTCAACAGCGCCGGCCAGGTGGTCGGCCTCAATGCCGCGGCCACCTACAACTTCCGGCTCAACGGCGAATCAACACCCGGCGGGCAGGGCTATGCCATCCCCATCAACGACGCCATGGGCATCGTCAACCAGATCCGCTCCGGCCAGGGATCCGCCGAAGTGCACATCGGGCCATCGGCAATCCTGGGTGTCGGCGTGAACGCGGTCGAGGAGGGCGACGGCCTGGCCATCCAGTCCGTGCTGCGCGGTGGCCCCGCCGAGATGGCGGGGGTGCGCCCCGGCGACACGCTGCTCCGCATCGACGGCACCCCCATCACGTCCGCCAATGCGCTGACCGGTGTGCTGGACCAGCGCTATCCGGGCAACACCATCGAACTCTCGTGGCGCGACCGCATGGGTGTGGAGCGCGTGGGTCGCGCGGTGCTGACCAGCGGCGCCACCAGCTGACACTCAGTCGGATTCGACGCGGTTGCCGTCCGCGTCCCAGTGCGCCGCAACCTTCTTGCTCGGCTGCACCCGCGGCGGTTCGCCCGGCATCTTCGGATAGCTCGGCGGATACGGCATGTCGCCGAGCCCACGTTCTTCATCGGCGGCCACCATGTCCAGCAGCGGCTGCAACGACTGCGCAACGTCTTCCATCGACGCCCACGGATCATCACGACCGGCAACCAGGTCCGGCACCGTTTCCATGGTGTAGTCATCGGGGTCGGCGCCGGCCAGTTCTGCCCAGGGCAGCGGGGTCGACACCGTGGCGATGGGCGTCCGTCGCACCGAATAGGGCGAAGCCATGGTGCGGTCGCGGGCGTTCTGGTTGAAATCGATGAAGATCCGCTGACCGCGCTCTTCCTTCCACCAGGACGTGGTCACCAGTTCCGGAGCACGACGCTCCACCTCGCGGGCCAGCGCGATCCCGGCTCGCCGCACCGCGATGAAATCCCAGTCGGTGGCGATGCGCAGGTACACGTGCACACCGCGACCACCGGAGGTCTTGGCGTAGCCGACCAGTCCGAGTTCGTCGAGCAGTGGCTTGAGCACGTCCACCGCCACCCGCGCGGCTTCTTCAAAGCCGGTGCCGGGCTGCGGGTCCAGATCCACGCGCAGCTCGTCGGGATGTTCGACGTCCGGGCAGCGCACCTGCCAGGGATGAAAGGTGACAGTCCCCATCTGCGCGGCCCAGACGATGGCTGACGGATGAGTGACCTTCAGCGCGTCCGCGGTTCGCCCCGACGGGAACGTCACCTGACATGTCTGCAGATAGTCGGGATGCTTCTGCGGCACCCGCTTCTGGTAGATCTCCTCACCCTCGATGCCGTCCGGGAAGCGCTGCAGGTGTGTCGGCCGATCACGCAACGCGTTCATCATGGGTCCGGCCACCGAGACCGCGCGGTAATACTCGACCAGGTTGGCTTTGAGTCCGTTCGATCCCAGCGCCGGGAAATAGGGTTTGTCCGGGCTGGTCAAACGCACCTTCGTACCGAGCACGTCGAGTTCTTTCGCCGCTGTCATCAGGCAGACTCCAGACCGTTGGTTTCCAGAACATCGGACAGGTCGTAGTTCAGCGGCACGTCCAGCTGACCGAAGGTGCAGCTCGACGGATCCCGGTCCGGACGCCACCGCCGGAACTTCACCGCGTGCCGGAACCGCTTGCCGTGCAGCGTGTTTCCCTCCATTTGGTCATAGGCCACTTCGGCGACCTTCTCCGGCCGCACCGGGATCCAGCGTTTGTCGGCGGCGGAGTTCCACCGGCTGGGGTCACCGTCACGGATGTCGCCGTCGCGCAGCGGTTCCAGCTCGGCCAGCAGTGTCACCCGGTCCTTCACCGAAAACGACGCCGCCCCGCCCACCATCTGCAGTTCACCGTCGTCACGATAGAGCCCGAGCAGGATCGAACCGACACCTTCACCGCTCTTGTGGATGCGGTAGCCGATGGCCACGCAGTCCGCGTCACGTGCGTGCTTGACCTTGACCATCTCCCGCTTGCCGGGCTGATAGCCACCGTCGAGGCGTTTGGCAATCACGCCGTCGAGTCCGGCGCCCTCGAATGTCGTCAACCACTCCTGCCCCAGCACCGGGTCCTCGGTGGTGCGGGTGACGTGACACCAGGTCTTCTGGTGCACCGAATTCAGCAGCACCTCACGACGGTTGGTGAACGGCTCACCGAGCAGGGAGCGGTCGCCAGTGGCCAGCGCGTCGAACCCGATGAAGTGCGCCGGGGTCTCGGTTGCAAGGAGCTTCACCCGGCTCTCGGCGGGATGGATGCGCTGACTCAGCGACTCCCAGTCCAGCCGAAGTCGGCCGTCGACCTCGCGCGGTACCACCACCTCACCGTCCAGCACACAGCGCGGGGCCAGCTCGTGGCGCAGAGCGTCGACGAGCTCCGGGAAGTAACGGCCCAGATCTTTGCCACTGCGCGAGATCAAGGACAGCGATTCGCCGTCACGGAAGACCAGCGCCCGGAAGCCGTCCCACTTGGGCTCATAGGACCACACCCCGGGGTCCGTGGGAACCTTGGCCGCTGCCTTGGCCAGCATGGGTTCGAGGGGAGGCAGTACCGGGAGCTCCATGGTGTTCATCCTCACCTAGACCCGTGTACCCCGACAATGTCATCGGAGTCCCGCGGTTTCGTTGCTGTGGACCTCCGCGGAGTGGGCGTATGGTGACCAGACGGCGGACTTCGACGGTAAAGTCGGCCTGGCACTACGGATACCGCACGTGCCTGCCGCCAGGGATACTGATTCAACTACTGCGCCGGAGCTGCACGATGACTGCCGATACCGCGCTGCGGATGCGTCCGCACGGCGACGCCTGTGGGCCGCCGGTCGGTGTGGTGACGCCATGAGGGCCGGGGTATCGGCCGGGTACACCGGGCATTTCCACGAAGCCGGCTTCTACGGCAGTGACGACGAGTTACTGGATCTGGTGGTTCCGTTCGTCCTCGAAGGAGTTGATGCCGGCGAGCCGTCGGTTCTGAGTTTCGACGAGCACGGCACCACCCTGTTGCAGGAACATCTGCCGGCCTCGGAGCTGGTGACCTTCCTGGCCGGCGACGACAATTACACGACGCCAGCCCGGGCGATTGCCAACTACCGCAAGCTGTTCGCCAAGTCGCTCTCTTCAGGTGCCGGGCAGGTCCGCACATCGGGGCAGGTACCGCTGCAGGGCACGGCAGGGCAGTTCCGCGGCTGGGATCGTTACGAGTCCGCCGTCAACACCGTCTACGACGACTTCCCTCTGCTGAGTCTGTGTGTGTACGACACGACCACGATGTCGTCGGATGTCCAGGATGTCGTCGAGCGCGCCCACCCGAATCTGCTGACCGCGCCCGGTGTGCACTCGGTCAGCCCGCGGTATCAGGATCCGACGTCGTTCGTGCTGGCACCGGTGATTGCCGACCCGCTGGAGTTCTCGGCGCCGTTGCTGGACATCCCGGACATCACGGCTGCCCAGTCCAGGGAGGTCGTCTGCGAGATCGCTGCCCTGCACCTCGATGACGTCACCGTCCACGATCTGGTGCTGGCCGCCTCGGAGACGGTGACAAACGCACTGGTGCACGGCAAACCACCAGCCGGTTTGCGGGTATGGGCGCAGGACGGTCGGGTTGTGCTCCATGTGCGCGACGCCGGCCGGGGGCCGCTCGGGTGTCTGGCCGGCCTGATGCCGGTGGACAGCGAACTCGGGGCCGGGCTGGGCCTGTGGCTGATCCACCAACTGGGTATCGACGTGGATCTGATTCGGGGTGACGACGGGTTCACCGTCCGCCTCTGCGCCACCGCCGCGGGACGCTGAGTCACCGCAGAAGAACTGGGCGTTGGTGCCGTGCTCCTCGTCGATGCGGGCCACCGCGGAGCCACTGATCACCATCACCGACTCGTCGCAGTTGTGGAAGTGCTCGGGGATGGCCGCGCCGGGGGGAAACGCGGTGATGCCGTTGAGGAAATCCCTGGCGCCCACCTGACGGGACACCATCGGCAAGGTGCGCGCCCCGCCGACACGGGCGCGCGGGGTGATCTCGGCGGGCCGCAGGATTGCGGCACTGCGTCCATCGCGCAGCGCAGCGGGCTTCTCGGCGGCAGCGGTATCGGTCATGGGTGAAGCATCAACTGGTCGAGGTGATTCTCACCCGGCACGCCATCGAATTCGGGATCGGGCTGCGGGCTTGCCCACTGGCACGGGTGGTCCCTGCGCGTCAGCGTGTACCCGGCCGGCGGCAATCCCGCAGGGGCGAAGATGGCCAAATGGACCTACCCGTGTTGCCGCCGGTGTCGCCGATGCTGGCCAAGGCCGTCACCGACATTCCACCCGACTGTTCGTACGAACCGAAATGGGACGGCTTCCGGTCGATCCTCTTTCGCGACGGCGACGAGGTCGAACTGGGCAGCCGCAACGAGCGACCGCTGACGCGGTACTTCCCCGAACTCGTGGCTGCGGCTCGCGCCGAGTTGCCGGAACGGTGTGTCGTCGACGGTGAGATCGTCATCGCCTCGCCGGCCGGTCTGGACTTCGAGGCATTGCAGTTGCGCCTGCATCCGGCGGCCAGCCGAGTGGCCATGCTGGCGGACAAGACGCCTGCGGCGTTCATCGCGTTCGACCTGCTGGCGCTGCGCGACGAGGACTACACCGCACGGCCGTTCCGCGAGCGACGGGCCGCGCTGGAGCAGGCGCTACGTGACACCGGGCCGTCCATCCACCTGACCCCGGCCACCTCCGATGTCGAGACTGCCCGCCGCTGGTTTCACGAGTTCGAGGGTGCGGGCCTGGACGGGTTGATCGCCAAGCCGCTGCAGCTGACCTACCAGCCGGACAAACGCCTGATGTTCAAGGTCAAGCACCAACGCACCGCCGATTGTGTGGTGGCCGGCTATCGGTTGCACAAATCGGGGAACGACGCGGTGGGATCACTGATGCTGGGGTTGTACGACGACGACGCCAAGTTGGCCTCGGTGGGCGTCATCGGCGCGTTCCCGATGGCCACCCGCCGCCAACTGTTCACCGAATTGCAGCCCTGGGTAACCACTTTCGACGGTCATCCGTGGAACTGGGCCGCACACGTGACGCCGGAGAGCACCGCGAAGCACGGTGGTTCGCGGTGGAACGCGGGCAAGGATCTGTCATTCGTGCCGCTTCGACCCGAGCGGGTGGTGGAGGTGCGCTACGACCACATGGAAGGCGAACGATTCCGCCACACAGCACAATTCAACCGGTGGCGGCCGGATCGCGATCCGCGCTCGTGCACCTATGCCCAGTTGGAGCAGCCTGTGACTTTCCGTCTCGACGACATCGTGCCCGGTCTCACTGCAACGCCACGCCCAGCTCCTGGGCAAACACCTTGATCATGTGCTGAACGCCGATCTCGTTGCGGCCGATGATCATATGGTCGTGCTGACCATGCCGGACCCCTTCGCCGCACTGAGGAAGCATCGCGAAATCCTCGTCACGCACCGCGGCATGCACCCCTTCGAAGATGGTGTCATAGCCGGCGCGCATGTCCTCGGAGTCGGCCGGCACCTTGGCCATCCAGCTGTGCCGTACAGTGCAGCGGGTTGGTTCCCCGGCCGGCAGGATGTCGATGATCTCCACGCCGACGGGGCTGTTGGCCAGGATCAGGTTCGGGTAGACCCAGTAGATGACACCCATGTTGTGATGCGGATCCCACGAACCCGCGGGATTCCCGGCAAGGCCAGTGATCCAGTTGAACGGAAAGCCGATGCGGTGGTGTTTGCCGTACTCGTCGTAGACACCGGTGTTGGCCAGGGTGTTCTGACCGATCAGACTCTCCCCGTGAACAAATGGGAAGTGATAGCCCTCGGCGAAGGCTTCCAGCGCGCCCTTCCACGACACCTGTGATTCGAACTCCTTCTCGGCGTGATAGCCGTAGGAGGCATAGTCGAACATCGCCAGTTCCGGCCCCAGAGCACCGAGGTGGGTGTCGACGTCGATGGCGGCGGCGGCGGTGAGTACCGCCCAGATGAACCCGTGACGTTCCTGGTTCGGCAGTTCCACCAGGCCGTAGTCCGACTTGTCGATGGAGTCGAAGCCGGCTTTGCCTGGCACGGTGAACAATTCGCCGGTGTTCTTGTAGCTCCAGGCGTGATACGGGCACACGAACCGCGAGGCGTTGCCCGATCCGCAGGCGGGCATGGCGCCACGATGGCGGCAGTAGTTCAAGAACACATGACTTTTCCCGTCACGGTCACGGGTGACCAGCAGTGAGTCGCCCAGCACCGAACGCACCACGTAGTCGTTGGCCGAGGCGACCTGCGCCGACGGCACGATCGCCAACGGCACCCGGCGCAGTACCTGCGATTCCTCGATCTCGGTGATCTTGGGGTCGCGGTAGTAGTGCAGCGGCACCCGCAGTTCACGCTCGGCCATGTCGGTGGTCTTGTCGACCGCATGCCGCAGTGCGCGCCGCGTCAGTCCTTCATCCCGGTTGTCCATAGCGTTGACCATACATTGATTGTCATTTGTATTGTCAGAATCGGGGCAAGCGACATGACACGATGCCAAGGTGCGCAGACACGGCTGGGCCGGGAACATCCCGGACGACGACGCGGAGGCCATCGACCGCATCGTCGGGGCCGCCAGGGCGTCCATCGATGCCAGGGGCACGGTGAGCGTGTCCGAAGTCGCGACGACGCTGGGCATCACCCGCCAGACGGTCTACCGATACTTCCCCACCGTGGAGGCACTGCTGGCCGGCACGGCACTGTCGGCGGTGGGCGACTTCCTGGACCGACTCGCCACCGACCTGCAGTCCATCAGCGATCCCGGCGACGCCGTGGTCGAAGGCATCGCCTACACGCTGGAGCAGCTGCCGCACGACCGCTACCTGGGTCTGGTGATGCAGCCGGGCAAGGCCAGTGCGTTCACCGCGGGTATCACCTCGGAGATGGCGATCTCGTTCGGCCGTTCGATCCTGGAACGGTTCTCCGTCGACTGGGCAGCCGAGGGTTTCCGCGGCGACAGCCTCGATGAGTTGGCGGAGTTCATGCTGCGCACGCTGCAGTCGTTCCTCCTCGACCCGGGCGACCCGGGCCGGCGCGGCAGCGAACTCCGGGGCTATCTTCGACGCTGGGTCGCGCCCGCCGTCCAGGCCCGAATGACACGCTTGTAATTCATCCACAGTGTGGATAACCCCTGTGGATAACTTCGGCCGATCAATTTCTGCCAGTGGAAATTGCAGGCGGTGGGTCGCTGGTTTGAACCATCAGACCCGAAACGAGAGAACACCCACGATGAAGAAGCTCGGATTTGCCGCACTGGCCGCAGGCGCACTGACCGCAGGGACGCTGGGACCGGCCACGCCGGCGACGGCCGCTCCCGCCGTGGCCGGCAGCGCCCAGGACACCATCACCTCGTTGGAGGCCGAGGGATACGACGTGATCGTCAACCGACTCAGCACCACCCCGCTGGAGCGGGCCAAGGTGGTCTCGCTGGGCCGCGGTCAGAGCTTTGCACTCGCGGCGGCCGGCAACACGCACACATCCGGTCCCGTCACGCAGTCCACGGTGTACGTCAACGTGCAGTGAGCGTTACATTGCGACCATGACCCGCCCCGAACCCGCAGGCAGGTTTGCCCCCAGCCCATCGGCTGATCTGCACATCGGCAATCTGCGCACCGCGGTGCTGGCGTGGTTGTTCGCCCGCTCGACCGGACGACGATTCCTGGTGCGGGTCGAAGACCTCGACGATCGCGCATCCCCCGATATCGCCGGCCGGCAGCTGGCCGACCTCAGTGCAATCGGTCTGACCTGGGATGAGACCCCGCAGCACCAGACTGCCCACGAAAGCCGCTACGACGCGGTGATCAGCGAGCTCACCGACCGCGGTCTGACCTACGAATGTTATTGCAGCAGAAGAGAAATTCTGCAGGCGCCGCGCGCGCCACACGCCCCGGAAGGGGCATATCCGGGCACCTGCCGAGACCTGACCGAAGCCCAACGACAACAGCAGGACCGGCCACCGGCACTGCGCTTGCGCGCGGATACCTACAGCTACACCGTCAACGACCTGCTGCACGGCACCTACACCGGCGTGGTGGACGACCTGGTACTGCGCCGCGGCGACGGAGTGCCCGCCTACAACCTGGCTGTTGTGGTCGACGATGCCGCCCAGGGTGTTGACCAGGTGGTGCGCGGCGACGACCTCCTTGCCTCCTCACCCCGGCAGGCCTATCTGGGGGCGCTGCTGGGCTACTCCGCGCCGGTCTACGCGCATGTTCCGCTGGCGCTCAACCGCGAGGGCAAGCGCCTGGCCAAACGCGACGGCGCGGTGACGCTGGCCGAGATCGGTGTCGAGGCGGCGTTGGCGCAGATCGGGCAGTCGCTGGGGTACACGTCCTCGAGCCTCACCGACTTCTTGGCAGAGTTCGACCCACAGCGTCTTCCGCGCGAACCGTGGGTATATCAGCCCGCGTGAGGAAAACCCTGTACCGGTGCAATCCCGGTTGGTACTTTCCGCCGATGCTCGGATACTTCCGGCGGGCTCTGCTTGCCGTCATCCTCGTCGCCGCGGTGATCTTCGGCGCGGCCGGCTGCGGCGCCTCCGAGAACAGCAGCGACACGCCGATCAAAGCCGCCGGAGTTCTGCGCGTCGGCACCGAGGGCACGTATTCGCCGTTCAGCTACCACGATCCGGCGACCGGTGAACTCACCGGGTACGACGTCGACGTGGCTCGGGCCGTCGGCGAAACGCTCGGTGTCCCGGTCGAATTCGTCGAGACCCCCTGGGACTCGATTTTCGCCGCGCTGGAGGCAAACCGCTTCGACGTCGTGGCCAACGAGGTCACCATCAACCCGGAGCGCCAAGCCAAGTACGACCTTTCGACGCCGTACTCGATCGGTGAAGGGGTGATCGTCACCCGCGCCGACGACGATTCCATCACGTCGCTGGACGACCTGGCCGGCAAGATCACCGCCCAGTCGATCACCAGCAACTGGGCGCAGGTCGCCCGCGATTCCGGCGCCACCGTCGAGGGCGTGGAAGGGTTTGCACAGGCCATCACCCTGCTCAACCAGGGCCGCGT
Coding sequences within:
- a CDS encoding S1C family serine protease, giving the protein MAAYRSLLLTLGALVALVVPLHAAPVASAEPLPVDNSLVQITTRVDFQGIVGNGTGIVLTPEGVVLTNHHVIQGADSIRGLALSNGQTYDADVLGYDRNDDVAVIQLRGASGLIPAPLGDSATLRVGEPVTTSGNANGTGNPLTREQGAVTKLGATISAEDELTGSSHSLDNLIESSTNLRSGDSGGALVNSAGQVVGLNAAATYNFRLNGESTPGGQGYAIPINDAMGIVNQIRSGQGSAEVHIGPSAILGVGVNAVEEGDGLAIQSVLRGGPAEMAGVRPGDTLLRIDGTPITSANALTGVLDQRYPGNTIELSWRDRMGVERVGRAVLTSGATS
- the ligD gene encoding non-homologous end-joining DNA ligase — its product is MMTAAKELDVLGTKVRLTSPDKPYFPALGSNGLKANLVEYYRAVSVAGPMMNALRDRPTHLQRFPDGIEGEEIYQKRVPQKHPDYLQTCQVTFPSGRTADALKVTHPSAIVWAAQMGTVTFHPWQVRCPDVEHPDELRVDLDPQPGTGFEEAARVAVDVLKPLLDELGLVGYAKTSGGRGVHVYLRIATDWDFIAVRRAGIALAREVERRAPELVTTSWWKEERGQRIFIDFNQNARDRTMASPYSVRRTPIATVSTPLPWAELAGADPDDYTMETVPDLVAGRDDPWASMEDVAQSLQPLLDMVAADEERGLGDMPYPPSYPKMPGEPPRVQPSKKVAAHWDADGNRVESD
- a CDS encoding ATP-dependent DNA ligase encodes the protein MNTMELPVLPPLEPMLAKAAAKVPTDPGVWSYEPKWDGFRALVFRDGESLSLISRSGKDLGRYFPELVDALRHELAPRCVLDGEVVVPREVDGRLRLDWESLSQRIHPAESRVKLLATETPAHFIGFDALATGDRSLLGEPFTNRREVLLNSVHQKTWCHVTRTTEDPVLGQEWLTTFEGAGLDGVIAKRLDGGYQPGKREMVKVKHARDADCVAIGYRIHKSGEGVGSILLGLYRDDGELQMVGGAASFSVKDRVTLLAELEPLRDGDIRDGDPSRWNSAADKRWIPVRPEKVAEVAYDQMEGNTLHGKRFRHAVKFRRWRPDRDPSSCTFGQLDVPLNYDLSDVLETNGLESA
- a CDS encoding sensor histidine kinase, with amino-acid sequence MRAGVSAGYTGHFHEAGFYGSDDELLDLVVPFVLEGVDAGEPSVLSFDEHGTTLLQEHLPASELVTFLAGDDNYTTPARAIANYRKLFAKSLSSGAGQVRTSGQVPLQGTAGQFRGWDRYESAVNTVYDDFPLLSLCVYDTTTMSSDVQDVVERAHPNLLTAPGVHSVSPRYQDPTSFVLAPVIADPLEFSAPLLDIPDITAAQSREVVCEIAALHLDDVTVHDLVLAASETVTNALVHGKPPAGLRVWAQDGRVVLHVRDAGRGPLGCLAGLMPVDSELGAGLGLWLIHQLGIDVDLIRGDDGFTVRLCATAAGR
- a CDS encoding ATP-dependent DNA ligase, whose amino-acid sequence is MDLPVLPPVSPMLAKAVTDIPPDCSYEPKWDGFRSILFRDGDEVELGSRNERPLTRYFPELVAAARAELPERCVVDGEIVIASPAGLDFEALQLRLHPAASRVAMLADKTPAAFIAFDLLALRDEDYTARPFRERRAALEQALRDTGPSIHLTPATSDVETARRWFHEFEGAGLDGLIAKPLQLTYQPDKRLMFKVKHQRTADCVVAGYRLHKSGNDAVGSLMLGLYDDDAKLASVGVIGAFPMATRRQLFTELQPWVTTFDGHPWNWAAHVTPESTAKHGGSRWNAGKDLSFVPLRPERVVEVRYDHMEGERFRHTAQFNRWRPDRDPRSCTYAQLEQPVTFRLDDIVPGLTATPRPAPGQTP
- a CDS encoding aromatic ring-hydroxylating oxygenase subunit alpha, yielding MDNRDEGLTRRALRHAVDKTTDMAERELRVPLHYYRDPKITEIEESQVLRRVPLAIVPSAQVASANDYVVRSVLGDSLLVTRDRDGKSHVFLNYCRHRGAMPACGSGNASRFVCPYHAWSYKNTGELFTVPGKAGFDSIDKSDYGLVELPNQERHGFIWAVLTAAAAIDVDTHLGALGPELAMFDYASYGYHAEKEFESQVSWKGALEAFAEGYHFPFVHGESLIGQNTLANTGVYDEYGKHHRIGFPFNWITGLAGNPAGSWDPHHNMGVIYWVYPNLILANSPVGVEIIDILPAGEPTRCTVRHSWMAKVPADSEDMRAGYDTIFEGVHAAVRDEDFAMLPQCGEGVRHGQHDHMIIGRNEIGVQHMIKVFAQELGVALQ
- a CDS encoding TetR/AcrR family transcriptional regulator, whose product is MRRHGWAGNIPDDDAEAIDRIVGAARASIDARGTVSVSEVATTLGITRQTVYRYFPTVEALLAGTALSAVGDFLDRLATDLQSISDPGDAVVEGIAYTLEQLPHDRYLGLVMQPGKASAFTAGITSEMAISFGRSILERFSVDWAAEGFRGDSLDELAEFMLRTLQSFLLDPGDPGRRGSELRGYLRRWVAPAVQARMTRL
- the gluQRS gene encoding tRNA glutamyl-Q(34) synthetase GluQRS; its protein translation is MTRPEPAGRFAPSPSADLHIGNLRTAVLAWLFARSTGRRFLVRVEDLDDRASPDIAGRQLADLSAIGLTWDETPQHQTAHESRYDAVISELTDRGLTYECYCSRREILQAPRAPHAPEGAYPGTCRDLTEAQRQQQDRPPALRLRADTYSYTVNDLLHGTYTGVVDDLVLRRGDGVPAYNLAVVVDDAAQGVDQVVRGDDLLASSPRQAYLGALLGYSAPVYAHVPLALNREGKRLAKRDGAVTLAEIGVEAALAQIGQSLGYTSSSLTDFLAEFDPQRLPREPWVYQPA